In the Spirochaetota bacterium genome, AGGCGTTTTGCTTTTTGCTCGCAATAAGGTTTCCAAAAAAGTTTATCTTCTTTCAGCATTTTTAGTATTCTTTGGCTCACATCTTTCTGGTTTGTGGATTATCATTGCAAATTCATGGATGCAAACACCTGCTGGTTTTGCCATTGAAGGTGGCAGGGCTGTTTTAACCAATTTCTGGGCTGCCGCACTCAATCCTTCAACGCTTGTGCGGTTTATTCATGTGATTATTGCGGGATGGATTTCGGGAAGTCTTTTTGCTGCAGGAGTTGCTGCATGGTACCTTGTTAAACAGCAACATACACAAATGGCTCAAAAAATACTTAAAACTGCCATTATTGTCTTTTGTATCATGTCACTGGTACAGTTTGCTTCAGGGCATTTACATGCAGTACAGGTAACGAATCTGCAACCTGAAAAAATGGCAACCTTTGAAGCATTATGGCAAACTCAAACAGGTGCACCCATGTCCATCATTGGCATTCCTATTGAAAGTGAAAAGAAGACTTACTTTGAAATAAAAATTCCTAAACTCTTAAGCCTGCTTGCTTACTTTGATCCCAATGCCCAGGTAAAAGGTCGTGATGCGTTCCCTGAGGATGAACTACCACCGGTTCTACTTCCCTACTTTTCATATCACGTCATGATTGGTCTTGGCTCTTTGTTTGCTTTGTTAAGCATCATTGCATTGCTTCTTTTACTGCGGAAAAAGCTCTTTGAAGCAAAATGGTTTTTATATGTGCTGATGTTTGCCATACCGCTGCCAATATTGGCCAACGAATTTGGATGGATTGCTGCTGAGGTTGGCCGCCAGCCATGGGCTGTGTATAAGGTACTGAAAACGGTTGATGCAGTATCAACGGTTGTCCCGGCAACACACGTATTGCTATCGCTTATCATATTTTCACTCATTTATCTTTTACTGGTGGTTCTTTTTATCACCATTCTTATCAAGATAATAAAGAATGGCCCACAGGCACAAACATACTAATGCAATTGGAGGTTTCACTATGGATATAAATATTTTTCAGAATATATGGTTTTTGATCATTGG is a window encoding:
- a CDS encoding cytochrome ubiquinol oxidase subunit I yields the protein MDVVMLSRIQFGLAAGVHFIFPSLTLGLTLLVFLFEYKFYKTNDELFKTISSFFIKILGLVFALGVATGIVLEFSFGTNWAEYSRMVGDIFGAPLAAEGIFAFFLESVFLGVLLFARNKVSKKVYLLSAFLVFFGSHLSGLWIIIANSWMQTPAGFAIEGGRAVLTNFWAAALNPSTLVRFIHVIIAGWISGSLFAAGVAAWYLVKQQHTQMAQKILKTAIIVFCIMSLVQFASGHLHAVQVTNLQPEKMATFEALWQTQTGAPMSIIGIPIESEKKTYFEIKIPKLLSLLAYFDPNAQVKGRDAFPEDELPPVLLPYFSYHVMIGLGSLFALLSIIALLLLLRKKLFEAKWFLYVLMFAIPLPILANEFGWIAAEVGRQPWAVYKVLKTVDAVSTVVPATHVLLSLIIFSLIYLLLVVLFITILIKIIKNGPQAQTY